A single window of Bdellovibrionales bacterium DNA harbors:
- a CDS encoding TlpA family protein disulfide reductase, with product MVLPGKKKIKAALVTVAAFLFLMTGWTLLSSKLTTDVSPESFQLMEFLENHSFFELPGFKLVDVKGNESNFHELPKNKIYIINFWATWCEPCAEEFPSMVKLVNAYKDHIEFIAISSDSSTEDIAVFAKAFDLDSSPNIRLYWDEKQELMRLFKVGKLPESFIFDRNGKLLKKIVGTRNWAAEDAMMYFGQLVEGQPL from the coding sequence ATGGTATTACCGGGGAAGAAAAAAATAAAAGCCGCACTGGTGACAGTGGCGGCTTTTTTATTTTTGATGACGGGATGGACGCTATTGTCGTCCAAATTGACAACCGATGTGAGTCCTGAGTCTTTTCAATTGATGGAGTTTCTCGAAAATCACAGCTTTTTTGAGCTCCCCGGCTTTAAATTGGTCGACGTGAAGGGCAACGAGAGCAACTTTCATGAGCTTCCTAAAAATAAAATCTATATCATTAATTTCTGGGCCACATGGTGCGAACCCTGCGCTGAAGAATTTCCTTCGATGGTGAAACTGGTCAACGCTTATAAGGACCACATCGAGTTTATCGCCATCTCTTCGGATTCCTCCACGGAGGATATTGCCGTTTTCGCAAAAGCTTTCGATCTCGACTCTTCTCCAAACATTCGCCTGTATTGGGACGAGAAGCAGGAGCTGATGCGTTTATTCAAGGTAGGCAAGCTACCAGAGTCTTTCATATTTGATCGCAACGGGAAGCTTTTAAAGAAGATTGTGGGCACTCGCAATTGGGCCGCGGAAGATGCCATGATGTATTTTGGGCAATTGGTTGAAGGTCAGCCTCTGTAG